The nucleotide window ataacttatgattggttcatctaaaatcaataaactaaaACAATTTCGATAGTAATTGGACaattctagttaatgaacgaagaaaatattaaaatttgaattttggacagaatttaaaacaaaaaaactcacttttgtggtcaaattttcggcatatattggctcgaaaaaaaagttataataaaaatataaaaaaaatccttcattcattaactaaataatgttattccaaagatgtgtgcaaaatttaaacaaaatcgcttcattacTTTTAGAGTTATCGTGtcaccgacttgaaaatttgagttttgagataaatgcgtttaaagttttacattcgtacatATGGGCGTAACTTCCAAAGGGCATATCTCTTAGAACATTACtaggattgatttgatattttgggttaatatgttaaacaaataaataagacaaaaacatagtttttcttttaaattttgaaacccacctaaccccttaactaattttatacataaaacTGTATGGCAATAATCAATTCTCTTAGaaaattctatatttattataaatttatttagaaatgaATGATGCTAACATATATTtaacaaagaaagaaaaaaatttttttatatttacaaccTTTAGGGATGTATTTGGAATTTTATCCGCCAAAACAAAAAAGGCCTTTGAATCGGGTTTCGATTTAAGCAAACTCATAATTTCccttagccacaaaaaatgTCAACTTACCTCAAAGTTGTTTTTGAGACGTTTACTACGATTTTGACCAGTATCGCTTCGTTTAACTCGTATATTCCCATTACTACcctcaaattgtctattattcagttgtttttgtaaaatgttgTCCCACTTAAATGTTGATCATACGCACCGTCTGGTGGTGGTTTGTGGTTTGTTATTaactgtttgaaaatattatctatTAATACGTCTATACTATATAAGTATGCGGTCCAATACCGGTATCCGTATGGTATCGCCAATATTTATTATCACATCATTAAACAATATGTTTCTGGTGCCGTTGCGCTTCAATTGcatgttgatatttttatttatagtaaCAAATTGATTAATTACTTCATTTAGAGCTAAATATAGATTTCAtgattttattattagcaaCACTGTGATAGTTAAATAACAGACACGCGtaaatagatatagatatagatatagatatagatatagatatagatatagatatagatatagatatagatatagatatagatatagatatagatatagatatagatatagatatagatatagatatagatatagatatagatatagatatagatatagacatagatatagatatagatataaatatagatatagatatagatatagatatagatatagatatagatatagatatagatatagatatagatatagatatagatatagatatagatatagatatagatatagatatagatatagatatagatatagatatagatatagatatagatatagatatagatatagatatagatatagatatagatatagatatagatatagatatagatatagatatagatatagatatagatataaagggtgattttttaagagcttgataacttttttaaaaaaaaaaacgcataaaatttgcaaaatctcatcggttctttatttgaaacgttagattggttcatgacatttactttttgaagataatttcatttaaatgttgaccgcggctgcgtcttaggtggtccattcggaaagtccaattttgggcaactttttcgagcatttcggccggaatagcccgaatttcttcggaaatgttgtcttccaaagctggaatagttgctggcttatttctgtagactttagacttgacgtagccccacaaaaaatagtctaaaggcgttaaatcgcatgatcttggtggccaacttacgggtccatttcttgagatgaattgttctccgaagttttccctcaaaatggccatagaatcgcgagctgtgtggcatgtagcgccatcttgttgaaaccacatgtcaaccaagttcagttcttccatttttggcaacaaaaagtttgttagcatcgaacgatagcgatcgccattcaccgtaacgttgcgtccaacagcatctttgaaaaaatacggtccaatgattccaccagcgtacaaaccacaccaaacagtgcatttttcgggatgcatgggcagttcttgaacggcttctggttgctcttcaccccaaatgcggcaattttgcttatttacgtagccattcaaccagaaatgagcctcatcgctgaacaaaatttgtcgataaaaaagcggattttctgccaacttttctagggcccattcactgaaaattcgacgttgtggcagatcgttcggcttcagttcttgcacgagctgtattttatacggttttacaccaagatctttgcgtaaaatcttccatgtggtcgaataacacaaacccaattgctgcgaacggcgacgaatcgacatttcacggtcttcagccacactctcagaaacagacgcaatattctcttctgtacgcactgtacgcattcgtgtggttggtttaatgtccaataaagtaaactgagtgcgaaacttggtcacaatcgcattaattgtttgctcacttggtcgattatgtagaccataaatcggacgtaaagcgcgaaacacatttcgaaccgaacactgattttggtaataaaattcaatgatttgcaagcgttgctcgttagtaagtctattcatgatgaaatgtcaaagcatactgagcatctttctctttgacaccatgtctgaaatcccacgtgatctgtcaaatactaatgcatgaaaatcctaacctcaaaaaaatcacccgttagatatagatatagatatagatatagatatagatatagatatagatatagatatagatatagatatagatatagatatagatatagatatagatatagatacagATATAgacatagatatagatatagatatagatatagatataaatatagatataaatatttcaattttcaaatttcttctcCATCTTAGAGTGATTCAATCATTCCTTCGGCTTGATGCAGATTATAAGGTTTTAACGCTTTTATTCGCTCGCTAGAGCCATGTTAGCTAGCGAAACAGGAGGGCCCGCGCGTAGTTGAAGTTAATATTCGGATGGCATATTCTATATATTCAGATTTCCATCACCCAATTacatgaatgaaatgaaatatatgccTATGGCTCGAATAGTACTTTTCATAAAGCCCACCAATTAGCACATTGGATGAGAAAAAAATCCGTCATTAATTTTTTCGTAATTAGATATGTTGGGTAATTATTTGAAGAATTGGGAGTCGGTAGTATTGAAATGATTTAAGATATCAATGAAACATAACACCTTAGTATCGTTTGCTTTAAAATAGTCTTTGTGCCATGTGACATGTCATAAATTCTTGCTGAACTCCTTCCAATTACACAATATAAGATAATATTCGCCGTCGACGCACAGTGGGGCCAATGGAGATCATTTCTCGGATTAATTAACTGgagctttatttttataatttttgattattttatattttattcaaatccaGTTAGTCACAACAAATAGTTTTTAAGAAGATTTGGATGCAgctgtaatattaaaataatggttTACTATATATGACTATAGAATTGAAGCAATTCCAAAAAGTTCTTATTTAATATCGATGTCATCTGTATCTAAACTCTCATTGTAATAATTGTCACCTTCACTAACATCATCATCGTCTTCGTcgacgtcatcatcatcatcatcattatcatcatcatcaacatcttCACTATCATCATCGCTATTTCCATACTCATCACTTATAATTAAATCGACAGCCTCTTCTGGTAAATTTTGCAAGTTCTTTTTTGGCAATCTTCGCATGCTTGAAATTATTGGATctgaggttaaaaaaaaaagaattgagaaTATCTTGATTAGACTTTTCGCGGCTGCACTTTCTTGAATggaattcccgatattttttaaaatctttattgcGAGCTTCTTGTGCTTCTTCTGATAATTGGCCAATAGGCAAAAGTGCGTTATCAATAATTTCAGGTCCGtgtataaagtatttgtgcaaagtcggGGGCATGTTGTACCACGGATACAACTTAACAAAAAGTTTTGCTGTTTTacgtgaaaaaaatcgaaattttttgttgtttatttcatacCCACTAGATACCACAATTAAAAGAATGTGCATTtgctttatcaaatttaaatttatagaggTTATTTCAGCAGACTTTTctgcattttgaaaaaaacgtcTGGCGGTATTACCATCATTTGTGTTTCCAAAGCCAGGTTTTGGTTGGTCCACTATTAATCCTAAAGTTTCTTTAAATTGCTTCTGAATTTTTCGCTTCGTCTCAGAAACGATTTGTTTTTCTGAATCGGTTCTAGCTTGCCATTTCTGTATcggcaatttgtatgaaatatgtaggaggctttcaaaaaatctaatcCAGCCGTGAAGAATAGATAAGCCAAATTTCAAGTTTTCTACATTTACAGGTCTTTCGATCATGTCTTCTATATTGTTAAAATCCTTAGTAGTTGCCCCACATAAATAGCACTTTTGTGTTGATGTAGTTCCAGTTAAAGCATTGCACACCTTCCCATCAATCAttgtcaaaattaatttgtgatcCACATATACAACTTTGTCATTAACTAGTATAAttgtacaaattaaattcttaatttcttGTTCTACCCTTTCCTTTTCCGTAATCGCCACAGATTTGGTTTCcttcacaaattcaatttttagggGCCTACAAAATCTAGTTGATGATGGTCGAGGATTTTTCCAAATTACTTGTTCAGCCAACATAAGTTTTAGAGGCACAATTGTAGTTAAAAATACGGAGGAATCGATACCATCACATCCATGAAAAGCTTGCTTGTACGAACTGTGACCAGAGCTTCCATCAAATCCCCATTTAGTATACAGTTGGAGTTTTTGGTTAATTAACGAGTCAATACGGTTTtcatgaatttgtattaatcgtTCTGCTGTGTGGTTTAATAGTGCTTGTAAACTTACTTCAGCGGAAGTTTCGCTTATTGTAATGCACCGATATTCTGGATAGCACTGTTTTTTCtcgttttgtataattttatatgacGGAAACTTATCTGGAGC belongs to Zeugodacus cucurbitae isolate PBARC_wt_2022May chromosome 6, idZeuCucr1.2, whole genome shotgun sequence and includes:
- the LOC128922668 gene encoding trigger factor-like; its protein translation is MEPSNSDPIISSMRRLPKKNLQNLPEEAVDLIISDEYGNSDDDSEDVDDDDNDDDDDDVDEDDDDVSEGDNYYNESLDTDDIDIK